GAAACTACTTTCAAAGATGAAACTGAAACTGATCTTTTCGGAGAGCAAGCTGTATTATGTGGTGGAGCTACTGCGTTAGTTCAAGCTGGATTTGAAACATTAACTGAAGCTGGTTATGATCCAATGATGGCATACTTTGAGTGTCTACACGAATTAAAATTAATCGTTGACTTAATGTATGAAGGTGGTATTGCTGATATGAGATATTCTATTTCTAATACTGCTGAATATGGTGATTATATTGCAGGTAAAAGAGTTATCAATGATGAGTCTAAAGCTGCAATGAGAGAACTATTAAAAGAGATTCAAGATGGTAGATTCGCTAAAGACTTTATCTTAGAAGGTCAAGCTGGTTACCCAAGAATGAATGCTGAAAGAAAAAATTCAAGAGCTTCTTTAATTGAGCAAACTGGTGCACAATTAAGATCAATGATGCCTTGGATTGCTGCTAAAAAAATCGTAGATCAAGATAAAAACTAATCTATAATTAATTAAAGTAAGAGAATTTTCTCTTACTTTTTTTTCTATCTATGGCAAAAAGAAAAGTAACAAAAAGAAAAACTACAAGAAAAAAACCTTCTAATATTAAAAATATTAATTTTAAACTAATTAATATCCTTTTATTAATAATCCTTGCCCTATTAATTGCAATAGGAGTTCTAATCTATTTAGTTGATGCTAAGAAAGTTGAAAAATCTAAAAAAGAGATTATCAAAATAGAGAAGCAAATTAAAGAAGACCTAAATAAAATACAAGAAACAAGTGAAGATAAACTAAACAATTATTTTAAAGATGTAAAAAAAGATGATTTTGAAGAGTATACAGAAGATTTATATAAAGAGTATATTCCAGAAAAAACTGAGACTAAAAAAGAACCTATTAAAGAAGATACAAAAAAAGAAGAAGAGACTCTACAAACAGAAGAGAAACCTGTATTCCATAAAGCTCTTCCAATAAAAACAAATAAACCTAAATTAGCAATCGTAATTGATGATGTAACTACTACTTATCAAATTAATAAACTACTTAATGTTGGATATAAAACAACTCTATCAATACTACCTCCTACTTCAAGAAATGGAAGTACTACAGAGATGGTTAAAGATTTACCTTTTTATATGATTCACTTTCCTATGGAAGCAAAATACTTTAAAGGAGAAGAGCAATATACTCTTCATATTAAAGACTCATATGAGCAAATTGAAAAAAGAGTTGCACAAATGAGAAGTTGGTATCCAAATGCACAATTTACAAATAACCATACAGGTAGTAAATTTACTGAAAATAAAGAAGCTATGGATAAACTATTTAGAGCTTTAAAAAAATATAATTTTACTTTCATGGATAGTAGAACTACAAGTAAAAGTGTAGGTAAAATTATGGCAGAAAAATATAATATGCCATATCTTGCAAGAAATATCTTTTTAGATAATGAACAAGATTTTAATTATATTCAAAACCAATTAAAACAAGCAATTAGAATTGCTAAAAAAAGAGGACATGCTATTGCAATTGGGCATCCTTATGATATAACAATAAAAGTTTTAAGAGAATCAAAACCCCTACTTAAAGATTTAGAATTA
This sequence is a window from Halarcobacter bivalviorum. Protein-coding genes within it:
- a CDS encoding divergent polysaccharide deacetylase family protein, translated to MAKRKVTKRKTTRKKPSNIKNINFKLINILLLIILALLIAIGVLIYLVDAKKVEKSKKEIIKIEKQIKEDLNKIQETSEDKLNNYFKDVKKDDFEEYTEDLYKEYIPEKTETKKEPIKEDTKKEEETLQTEEKPVFHKALPIKTNKPKLAIVIDDVTTTYQINKLLNVGYKTTLSILPPTSRNGSTTEMVKDLPFYMIHFPMEAKYFKGEEQYTLHIKDSYEQIEKRVAQMRSWYPNAQFTNNHTGSKFTENKEAMDKLFRALKKYNFTFMDSRTTSKSVGKIMAEKYNMPYLARNIFLDNEQDFNYIQNQLKQAIRIAKKRGHAIAIGHPYDITIKVLRESKPLLKDLELIYVNQLPNL